Proteins from one Ananas comosus cultivar F153 linkage group 5, ASM154086v1, whole genome shotgun sequence genomic window:
- the LOC109710516 gene encoding uncharacterized protein LOC109710516 isoform X1: MTRKKKPSKSRLDLPLDSTMLQDPDPQPQPQPQPQSEVVLEEEEAPPPQPPEVATSAAAAAAGEDDGDGDDEGAAEPVTASPASPLADVAVPEIPPPNPPPPPPRKPPGKLKKPLSEKQRAAAQQKLALLKESFRPVPFAPTAAPDFARHETLFRALGLWGFANLELDCEIRPDLVAQLIAYYDPPKRRSFVNDMRISVSRADLARALTLPVKKEKAGEGSGELQQELFAADESVAALLDFMSSFMLFQFQDDTCILPSEVAAATQMVKEGQPQKVDWAGLMWGFVEKELLETPKSGVCYYASHLQCLMKCQHLRLFEEPEGKAKLEAVPENETSMEVEMEEEEDDNDGPMKTTSLDGSQEIAGEKHNTGLSLGLVADSNVADDFEQCKEGEEWRIEEENNGGSEHCFRRCTSSGFGSMEFENLSKVDAEGQEDGKFDGFSVKMDSLGRMNSTDLLQAMGTVNASFRIPENAHDPSSGEFLSIGPEAHKNVSMDRGQGGSYFFGNNGKRQIGEIDNEDDENIDHHFAPNNQPKRMRSNGVWEYSPLDFDACIEQVQSSLGKAKMFYAEKEQAYMNAQMELQYLNGILHQKDQFIHSLEKARMEEQQKWQMELCRFEHELNVMSQLVVGYKRALKQTRSAFSDYRKKFPQSEEPLYSDVPGSGGVVLSTKELERQRLEKEEQMRLLLGEMIGEFQKEWLLKFEEFEPRLVAFERRIAELGEEMNILKEKFVKNRSSATSE; this comes from the coding sequence ATGACCAGGAAGAAGAAGCCCTCAAAGTCTCGCCTCGATCTCCCTCTCGATTCCACCATGCTGCAAGATCCCGatccccaaccccaaccccaaccccaaccccaatcCGAAGTAGTACTAGAGGAGGAAGaagctccgccgccgcagccaccgGAAgtcgccacctccgccgccgctgccgccgccggaGAAGACGACGGCGATGGCGACGACGAGGGGGCCGCCGAGCCCGTGACCGCTTCTCCGGCTTCTCCCCTCGCCGACGTCGCCGTCCCCGAGATCCCGCCCCCgaaccctcctcctccgcccccccGGAAGCCCCCAGGTAAGCTCAAGAAGCCCTTGTCGGAGAAGCAGCGCGCCGCGGCGCAGCAGAAGCTCGCGCTCCTCAAGGAGAGCTTCCGCCCTGTGCCCTTCGCCCCTACTGCGGCCCCCGATTTTGCCAGGCACGAAACCCTGTTTCGTGCCCTAGGGCTCTGGGGCTTTGCCAATCTCGAGCTCGACTGCGAGATCCGGCCCGACCTCGTGGCGCAGCTTATTGCCTACTACGACCCCCCAAAACGCAGGAGCTTCGTTAACGATATGCGAATTTCCGTTAGCCGTGCGGATCTCGCCCGCGCCCTGACCCTGCCcgtgaagaaggagaaggccGGCGAGGGCAGCGGCGAATTGCAGCAGGAGCTCTTTGCTGCCGACGAATCTGTCGCGGCTTTATTGGATTTCATGTCAAGCTTCATGCTGTTTCAGTTCCAGGATGACACGTGCATCCTCCCGTCTGAGGTTGCGGCTGCCACGCAGATGGTGAAGGAGGGGCAGCCGCAGAAGGTGGATTGGGCTGGGCTTATGTGGGGTTTTGTGGAGAAGGAGCTCTTGGAAACCCCGAAATCGGGGGTCTGCTACTACGCGTCGCACCTCCAGTGTCTGATGAAATGCCAACACCTGAGATTGTTCGAAGAACCTGAAGGCAAAGCCAAGCTCGAGGCCGTGCCTGAGAACGAGACCTCCATGGAAGTTGAgatggaggaagaggaagatgacaATGATGGCCCCATGAAAACTACAAGTTTGGACGGTTCTCAGGAAATTGCTGGTGAAAAACATAACACGGGATTGAGCTTAGGACTAGTTGCGGATTCAAATGTTGCGGATGACTTTGAACAGTGCAAGGAGGGTGAAGAATGGAGGATTGAAGAAGAAAACAATGGGGGTTCTGAGCATTGCTTCAGGCGTTGCACTTCAAGTGGATTTGGGAGTATGGAGTTTGAGAATTTGAGTAAAGTTGATGCTGAAGGGCAGGAAGACGGAAAGTTTGATGGTTTTTCGGTAAAAATGGATTCTTTGGGGAGGATGAATTCGACAGACCTTCTCCAGGCAATGGGGACAGTCAATGCTTCTTTTAGAATTCCTGAGAATGCTCATGACCCTTCTTCTGGAGAGTTCTTGTCAATAGGGCCGGAAGCACATAAGAATGTGAGTATGGACCGTGGCCAGGGTGGTTCctatttttttggaaataatGGCAAAAGGCAAATTGGGGAGATTGACaatgaagatgatgaaaatattgACCACCATTTTGCTCCAAATAATCAGCCGAAGAGGATGCGGAGCAATGGGGTTTGGGAATATTCACCACTGGACTTCGACGCGTGCATAGAACAAGTGCAGAGCTCTCTGGGAAAAGCTAAGATGTTTTATGCAGAGAAGGAACAAGCATACATGAATGCGCAAATGGAGCTGCAGTACTTGAACGGCATACTACACCAGAAGGATCAGTTTATCCACTCTTTAGAGAAGGCAAGAATGGAAGAACAGCAAAAGTGGCAGATGGAGCTATGCCGTTTCGAGCATGAGCTCAATGTCATGTCCCAATTAGTGGTCGGTTATAAGAGGGCTTTGAAGCAAACTCGTAGTGCTTTTTCTGACTACAGGAAAAAGTTTCCACAGAGTGAGGAGCCTCTTTATAGTGATGTTCCTGGCAGTGGTGGTGTTGTTCTTAGTACCAAGGAGTTGGAAAGGCAGAGGTTGGAGAAAGAGGAGCAAATGCGGCTTTTGTTAGGTGAGATGATTGGTGAGTTTCAGAAGGAATGGCTTTTGAAGTTTGAGGAGTTTGAACCGCGCCTCGTGGCATTTGAAAGGAGAATAGCAGAACTTGGTGAGGAAATGAATATTCTCAAGGAAAAGTTTGTAAAAAACAGGAGTTCAGCTACTTCAGAATGA
- the LOC109710516 gene encoding uncharacterized protein LOC109710516 isoform X2 yields the protein MLQDPDPQPQPQPQPQSEVVLEEEEAPPPQPPEVATSAAAAAAGEDDGDGDDEGAAEPVTASPASPLADVAVPEIPPPNPPPPPPRKPPGKLKKPLSEKQRAAAQQKLALLKESFRPVPFAPTAAPDFARHETLFRALGLWGFANLELDCEIRPDLVAQLIAYYDPPKRRSFVNDMRISVSRADLARALTLPVKKEKAGEGSGELQQELFAADESVAALLDFMSSFMLFQFQDDTCILPSEVAAATQMVKEGQPQKVDWAGLMWGFVEKELLETPKSGVCYYASHLQCLMKCQHLRLFEEPEGKAKLEAVPENETSMEVEMEEEEDDNDGPMKTTSLDGSQEIAGEKHNTGLSLGLVADSNVADDFEQCKEGEEWRIEEENNGGSEHCFRRCTSSGFGSMEFENLSKVDAEGQEDGKFDGFSVKMDSLGRMNSTDLLQAMGTVNASFRIPENAHDPSSGEFLSIGPEAHKNVSMDRGQGGSYFFGNNGKRQIGEIDNEDDENIDHHFAPNNQPKRMRSNGVWEYSPLDFDACIEQVQSSLGKAKMFYAEKEQAYMNAQMELQYLNGILHQKDQFIHSLEKARMEEQQKWQMELCRFEHELNVMSQLVVGYKRALKQTRSAFSDYRKKFPQSEEPLYSDVPGSGGVVLSTKELERQRLEKEEQMRLLLGEMIGEFQKEWLLKFEEFEPRLVAFERRIAELGEEMNILKEKFVKNRSSATSE from the coding sequence ATGCTGCAAGATCCCGatccccaaccccaaccccaaccccaaccccaatcCGAAGTAGTACTAGAGGAGGAAGaagctccgccgccgcagccaccgGAAgtcgccacctccgccgccgctgccgccgccggaGAAGACGACGGCGATGGCGACGACGAGGGGGCCGCCGAGCCCGTGACCGCTTCTCCGGCTTCTCCCCTCGCCGACGTCGCCGTCCCCGAGATCCCGCCCCCgaaccctcctcctccgcccccccGGAAGCCCCCAGGTAAGCTCAAGAAGCCCTTGTCGGAGAAGCAGCGCGCCGCGGCGCAGCAGAAGCTCGCGCTCCTCAAGGAGAGCTTCCGCCCTGTGCCCTTCGCCCCTACTGCGGCCCCCGATTTTGCCAGGCACGAAACCCTGTTTCGTGCCCTAGGGCTCTGGGGCTTTGCCAATCTCGAGCTCGACTGCGAGATCCGGCCCGACCTCGTGGCGCAGCTTATTGCCTACTACGACCCCCCAAAACGCAGGAGCTTCGTTAACGATATGCGAATTTCCGTTAGCCGTGCGGATCTCGCCCGCGCCCTGACCCTGCCcgtgaagaaggagaaggccGGCGAGGGCAGCGGCGAATTGCAGCAGGAGCTCTTTGCTGCCGACGAATCTGTCGCGGCTTTATTGGATTTCATGTCAAGCTTCATGCTGTTTCAGTTCCAGGATGACACGTGCATCCTCCCGTCTGAGGTTGCGGCTGCCACGCAGATGGTGAAGGAGGGGCAGCCGCAGAAGGTGGATTGGGCTGGGCTTATGTGGGGTTTTGTGGAGAAGGAGCTCTTGGAAACCCCGAAATCGGGGGTCTGCTACTACGCGTCGCACCTCCAGTGTCTGATGAAATGCCAACACCTGAGATTGTTCGAAGAACCTGAAGGCAAAGCCAAGCTCGAGGCCGTGCCTGAGAACGAGACCTCCATGGAAGTTGAgatggaggaagaggaagatgacaATGATGGCCCCATGAAAACTACAAGTTTGGACGGTTCTCAGGAAATTGCTGGTGAAAAACATAACACGGGATTGAGCTTAGGACTAGTTGCGGATTCAAATGTTGCGGATGACTTTGAACAGTGCAAGGAGGGTGAAGAATGGAGGATTGAAGAAGAAAACAATGGGGGTTCTGAGCATTGCTTCAGGCGTTGCACTTCAAGTGGATTTGGGAGTATGGAGTTTGAGAATTTGAGTAAAGTTGATGCTGAAGGGCAGGAAGACGGAAAGTTTGATGGTTTTTCGGTAAAAATGGATTCTTTGGGGAGGATGAATTCGACAGACCTTCTCCAGGCAATGGGGACAGTCAATGCTTCTTTTAGAATTCCTGAGAATGCTCATGACCCTTCTTCTGGAGAGTTCTTGTCAATAGGGCCGGAAGCACATAAGAATGTGAGTATGGACCGTGGCCAGGGTGGTTCctatttttttggaaataatGGCAAAAGGCAAATTGGGGAGATTGACaatgaagatgatgaaaatattgACCACCATTTTGCTCCAAATAATCAGCCGAAGAGGATGCGGAGCAATGGGGTTTGGGAATATTCACCACTGGACTTCGACGCGTGCATAGAACAAGTGCAGAGCTCTCTGGGAAAAGCTAAGATGTTTTATGCAGAGAAGGAACAAGCATACATGAATGCGCAAATGGAGCTGCAGTACTTGAACGGCATACTACACCAGAAGGATCAGTTTATCCACTCTTTAGAGAAGGCAAGAATGGAAGAACAGCAAAAGTGGCAGATGGAGCTATGCCGTTTCGAGCATGAGCTCAATGTCATGTCCCAATTAGTGGTCGGTTATAAGAGGGCTTTGAAGCAAACTCGTAGTGCTTTTTCTGACTACAGGAAAAAGTTTCCACAGAGTGAGGAGCCTCTTTATAGTGATGTTCCTGGCAGTGGTGGTGTTGTTCTTAGTACCAAGGAGTTGGAAAGGCAGAGGTTGGAGAAAGAGGAGCAAATGCGGCTTTTGTTAGGTGAGATGATTGGTGAGTTTCAGAAGGAATGGCTTTTGAAGTTTGAGGAGTTTGAACCGCGCCTCGTGGCATTTGAAAGGAGAATAGCAGAACTTGGTGAGGAAATGAATATTCTCAAGGAAAAGTTTGTAAAAAACAGGAGTTCAGCTACTTCAGAATGA